In Streptomyces hawaiiensis, one genomic interval encodes:
- a CDS encoding LLM class F420-dependent oxidoreductase — protein MPEYGYFLSCEQYGPAELIEQARMAEQAGFQALWISDHYHPWNDEQGQSPFVWSVIGALSEAVSLPIETAVTCPTVRMHPAVVAQAAATSAVMTNNRFRLGVGSGEALNEHILGDHWPPAHVRLDMLEEAIQVMRRLFTGEEVNHHGPHYTVENARLYTVPDEPIPIDISGFGPAATQLASRVGDGYITVSPDESMVEQYRKGGGGGKLVSGGTKVCYGTDKEEAVRTVHRLWANEQLPGELGQVLPSPAHFEQAQQLVTEDMVRENRVCGDDLDEHVAELKQFADAGFDRVYVNQIGPDLRGFFDFYRTKVLPQLQQSV, from the coding sequence ATGCCCGAGTACGGTTACTTCCTCTCGTGCGAGCAGTACGGACCCGCCGAGCTGATCGAGCAGGCGCGGATGGCCGAGCAGGCCGGATTCCAGGCGCTGTGGATCTCGGACCACTACCACCCGTGGAACGACGAGCAGGGCCAGAGCCCGTTCGTGTGGTCGGTGATCGGCGCGCTGTCGGAGGCGGTGTCCCTGCCGATCGAGACGGCGGTGACCTGCCCGACCGTGCGCATGCACCCGGCCGTGGTGGCGCAGGCCGCGGCGACCAGCGCGGTGATGACGAACAACCGCTTCCGGCTCGGCGTCGGCTCCGGTGAGGCCCTCAACGAGCACATCCTGGGTGATCACTGGCCGCCGGCGCACGTCCGTCTGGACATGCTGGAGGAGGCCATCCAGGTGATGCGCCGGCTGTTCACCGGCGAGGAGGTCAATCACCACGGCCCGCACTACACGGTCGAGAACGCCCGCCTGTACACCGTCCCGGACGAGCCGATCCCGATCGACATCTCCGGCTTCGGCCCGGCGGCGACCCAGCTCGCGTCCCGCGTCGGCGACGGCTACATCACGGTCTCGCCGGACGAGTCGATGGTGGAGCAGTACCGCAAGGGCGGAGGCGGCGGAAAGCTGGTCAGCGGCGGCACCAAGGTCTGTTACGGCACCGACAAGGAGGAGGCCGTACGGACCGTGCACCGGCTCTGGGCGAACGAGCAGCTGCCGGGCGAGCTGGGCCAGGTGCTGCCCTCCCCGGCCCACTTCGAGCAGGCGCAGCAGCTCGTCACCGAGGACATGGTGCGGGAGAACCGGGTGTGCGGCGACGATCTGGACGAGCACGTGGCGGAGCTGAAGCAGTTCGCCGATGCGGGCTTCGACCGGGTCTATGTGAACCAGATCGGCCCGGACCTGCGCGGCTTCTTCGACTTCTACCGCACCAAGGTGCTGCCGCAGCTCCAGCAGTCCGTCTGA
- a CDS encoding NAD(P)/FAD-dependent oxidoreductase, which yields MSRPRIVIVGAGFAGYRTARTLSRLTRGRARITLLNPTDYFLYLPLLPQVAAGVLEPRRVTVSLSDSLPDVRLVLGEADRIDLDDRTLHYTGPEGEEGTLSYDRLVLAAGSVNKLLPIPGVAEHAHGFRGLPEALYLRDHVTRQVELAASADDPETCAARCTFVVVGAGYTGTEVAAHGQMFTDAQVRKHPMRRGMRPRWMLLDVAPRVLPEMDGKLSATADRVLRQRGVDVRMGTSVKEATHDGVVLSDGEFVATRTLVWCVGVRPDPLVESLGLPMEKGRLLVDPHLQVPGRPELFACGDVAAVPDLQKPGSYTPMTAQHAWRHGRIAAENVAASLGLGGARKPYRHRDLGFVVDLGGAKAAANPLGVTLSGVPAGAVTRGYHLAAMPGNRVRVAADWLLDAVLPRQAVQLGLVRSWSVPLDTASPEVARVPGGPGQRQEASARSGPGAALAADTDDGGLGTGGPGRAGAHDEPAKGQPGSGATQVRPGPGAAQPRSESETAKGRPASGRPGSGPREPRSESETAKGRPAEAAAAEPARDQPGGEPAKGQPGGEPARNQPGGEPAKNQPGGEPAKNQPGGEPAKNQPVPQPPPDRPAPGAHPAPGPVKRTDAPDDSAKGDS from the coding sequence GTGAGTCGACCCCGCATCGTGATCGTCGGTGCCGGCTTCGCCGGGTACCGCACGGCCCGCACCCTGTCCCGGCTCACCCGGGGCCGGGCCCGCATCACCCTGCTGAACCCGACCGACTACTTCCTGTACCTGCCCCTGCTGCCCCAGGTCGCCGCCGGCGTCCTGGAACCGCGCCGGGTCACGGTCTCCCTCTCGGACTCGCTGCCGGACGTACGGCTCGTGCTGGGCGAGGCCGACCGGATCGACCTGGACGACCGCACGCTGCACTACACCGGCCCCGAGGGCGAGGAGGGCACGCTCTCCTACGACCGGCTGGTGCTGGCCGCGGGCAGCGTCAACAAGCTGCTGCCCATCCCCGGTGTCGCCGAGCACGCGCACGGCTTCCGGGGGCTGCCGGAGGCGCTGTACCTGCGTGACCACGTGACCCGGCAGGTGGAGCTCGCGGCTTCCGCCGACGACCCCGAGACGTGCGCCGCGCGGTGCACCTTCGTCGTGGTCGGCGCGGGATACACCGGCACCGAGGTCGCCGCGCACGGGCAGATGTTCACCGACGCGCAGGTCCGCAAGCACCCGATGCGGCGGGGCATGCGGCCGCGCTGGATGCTGCTGGACGTGGCGCCGCGCGTGCTGCCCGAGATGGACGGGAAGCTGTCCGCCACCGCCGACCGGGTGCTGCGGCAGCGGGGCGTGGACGTGCGGATGGGAACCTCCGTGAAGGAGGCCACACACGACGGGGTCGTGCTGAGCGACGGCGAGTTCGTCGCGACGCGGACGCTGGTGTGGTGCGTGGGCGTACGTCCCGACCCGCTGGTCGAGTCGCTCGGGCTGCCGATGGAGAAGGGACGGCTGCTCGTCGACCCGCACCTCCAGGTGCCGGGCCGGCCCGAGCTGTTCGCCTGCGGTGACGTGGCCGCGGTACCGGATCTGCAGAAGCCGGGGAGCTATACGCCGATGACCGCGCAGCACGCCTGGCGGCACGGCAGGATCGCGGCGGAGAACGTCGCCGCGTCGCTCGGTCTCGGCGGCGCGCGCAAGCCCTACCGCCATCGCGACCTGGGCTTCGTCGTCGACCTGGGCGGGGCGAAGGCCGCCGCCAACCCGCTCGGGGTGACCCTGTCCGGCGTACCTGCGGGCGCGGTGACGCGGGGCTACCACCTCGCCGCGATGCCCGGAAACCGCGTCCGGGTCGCCGCCGACTGGCTGCTGGACGCCGTACTGCCGCGCCAGGCCGTGCAGTTGGGGCTCGTACGGTCCTGGTCGGTGCCGCTGGACACCGCGTCGCCCGAGGTGGCCCGGGTACCGGGCGGGCCCGGGCAGCGGCAGGAGGCGAGCGCCCGTTCCGGGCCGGGGGCGGCGCTCGCGGCCGACACGGACGACGGGGGGCTCGGCACCGGAGGGCCCGGCCGGGCCGGGGCCCACGATGAGCCCGCGAAGGGGCAGCCCGGGTCCGGGGCGACGCAGGTACGCCCCGGACCCGGGGCCGCGCAGCCGCGGTCCGAGTCGGAGACGGCGAAGGGCCGCCCGGCGTCAGGCCGGCCAGGCTCCGGGCCCCGCGAGCCGCGCTCCGAATCAGAAACGGCGAAGGGCCGCCCGGCCGAGGCAGCTGCCGCCGAACCGGCGAGGGACCAGCCGGGCGGTGAACCCGCCAAGGGCCAGCCGGGCGGTGAGCCCGCCAGGAACCAGCCCGGTGGTGAGCCCGCGAAGAATCAGCCCGGTGGTGAGCCCGCGAAGAATCAGCCCGGTGGTGAGCCCGCGAAGAATCAGCCCGTCCCCCAACCCCCGCCCGACCGACCAGCCCCGGGTGCCCATCCCGCCCCCGGCCCCGTCAAACGAACCGACGCCCCGGACGACTCCGCGAAAGGAGACTCATGA
- a CDS encoding transketolase: protein MNTGELTDLGQQLRVDSVRAAAAAGSGHPTSSMSAADLMAVLFAHHLHYDFDRPAHPGNDRFVLSKGHASPLLYSAYKAAGAIEDEELLTFRKLGSRLEGHPTPQRLPWVETATGSLGQGLPVGVGIALAGKRLDRTGYRTWVLCGDSELAEGSVWEAAEHAGYEHLDNLTVIVDVNRLGQRGPTRHGHDLDAYARRFQAFDWHTIEVDGHDVDAVDRAYAEAASTKGQPTAILARTLKGKGVEAVQDREGLHGKPLPEADDAIAELGGPRDLRVRVQEPSAARMLHSVHTGNFELPRWDKDEEVATRNAFGEALAALGTGRGDIVALDGEVGDSTRAEFFAKEHPDRYFECYIAEQQLVASAIGLASRGWVPYATTFAAFLTRAYDFIRMASVSGSGINLVGSHAGVAIGQDGPSQMGLEDLAMMRAVHGSTVLYPCDANQTARLVGAMAGLEGVRYLRTSRGESPVIYAPDEEFPVGGSKVLRSSGQDRLTLVAAGVTVHEALAAAEALEQEGIAVRVIDLYSVKPVDGATLRRAAEETGCLVTVEDHHPEGGIGDAVLDAFTDGRPVPRLVRLGVRSMPGSASPEEQLHAAGIDAESIAAAGRLLVEEAVVR from the coding sequence ATGAACACCGGTGAACTCACCGACCTCGGACAGCAGCTGCGGGTGGACAGCGTCCGCGCCGCCGCCGCGGCGGGCTCCGGGCACCCGACGTCCTCGATGTCCGCGGCCGACCTGATGGCCGTCCTGTTCGCGCACCACCTCCACTACGACTTCGACCGCCCCGCCCACCCCGGCAACGACCGCTTCGTCCTCTCCAAGGGCCACGCCTCCCCGCTGCTGTACTCCGCGTACAAGGCGGCCGGCGCCATCGAAGACGAAGAGCTGCTCACCTTCCGCAAGCTGGGCAGCCGCCTCGAAGGGCACCCCACCCCACAGCGCCTGCCGTGGGTCGAGACGGCCACCGGCTCGCTCGGCCAGGGCCTGCCCGTCGGGGTCGGCATCGCGCTGGCCGGCAAGCGGCTCGACCGCACCGGCTACCGCACCTGGGTGCTGTGCGGCGACAGCGAGCTGGCCGAGGGATCCGTGTGGGAGGCCGCCGAGCACGCCGGGTACGAGCACCTGGACAACCTCACCGTGATCGTCGACGTCAACCGGCTCGGCCAGCGCGGCCCCACCCGGCACGGCCACGACCTGGACGCCTACGCCCGCCGCTTCCAGGCCTTCGACTGGCACACCATCGAGGTCGACGGCCACGACGTGGACGCCGTCGACCGCGCCTACGCGGAGGCCGCGTCCACCAAGGGCCAGCCCACCGCGATCCTCGCCCGCACCCTCAAGGGCAAGGGCGTCGAGGCGGTCCAGGACCGCGAAGGCCTGCACGGCAAGCCGCTGCCGGAGGCCGACGACGCGATCGCCGAACTCGGCGGCCCGCGCGACCTCCGCGTCCGGGTGCAGGAGCCGTCCGCCGCCCGCATGCTGCACTCCGTCCACACCGGGAACTTCGAACTCCCGAGGTGGGACAAGGACGAGGAGGTCGCCACCCGCAACGCCTTCGGCGAGGCGCTCGCCGCCCTCGGCACCGGCCGCGGCGACATCGTCGCCCTGGACGGCGAGGTCGGCGACTCCACCCGCGCCGAGTTCTTCGCCAAGGAGCATCCCGACCGCTACTTCGAGTGCTACATCGCCGAGCAGCAGCTGGTCGCCTCGGCCATCGGCCTCGCGTCCCGCGGCTGGGTGCCGTACGCCACCACGTTCGCGGCGTTCCTGACCCGGGCCTACGACTTCATCCGGATGGCGTCCGTCAGCGGCTCCGGCATCAACCTCGTCGGCTCGCACGCGGGCGTCGCCATCGGCCAGGACGGACCCAGCCAGATGGGCCTGGAGGACCTGGCGATGATGCGGGCGGTGCACGGCTCGACCGTGCTGTATCCGTGCGACGCCAACCAGACCGCCCGGCTCGTCGGCGCGATGGCCGGTCTGGAGGGCGTCCGCTATCTGCGGACCTCGCGCGGCGAGAGCCCGGTGATCTACGCGCCCGACGAGGAGTTCCCGGTCGGCGGCAGCAAGGTGCTGCGCTCCTCCGGCCAGGACCGGCTGACCCTCGTGGCGGCGGGCGTCACCGTGCACGAGGCGCTGGCCGCCGCCGAGGCCCTGGAGCAGGAGGGCATCGCGGTGCGGGTGATCGACCTGTACTCCGTGAAGCCCGTCGACGGGGCCACCCTGCGCCGGGCCGCCGAGGAGACGGGCTGTCTGGTGACCGTGGAGGACCACCATCCCGAGGGCGGCATCGGCGACGCGGTCCTCGACGCCTTCACCGACGGTCGCCCCGTACCGCGTCTGGTGCGGCTCGGTGTCCGGTCGATGCCGGGCTCGGCGTCCCCGGAGGAGCAGCTGCACGCCGCGGGCATCGACGCGGAGTCCATCGCCGCGGCCGGACGCCTGCTGGTGGAGGAGGCGGTCGTGCGGTGA
- the ligD gene encoding non-homologous end-joining DNA ligase translates to MSGADGTRKVRAGRRTVEVHRPDKVLFPGGDAKEYTKGDLVDFYRAVAPFMLPHLRGRPLMLERHPDGIEGPTFMQKNTPEHYPEWIPRVEVAKEGGTVRHTVCDDTPTLLYLADQASITLHRWLSRADSVDHPDRLVFDLDPWGDDFEAVREAARLLGELLDELELPSALMTTGSRGLHVIVPLNGRHDFDEVRAFARDVADQLAAAHPDRLTTAARKKERGERLYLDIQRNAYAQTAVAPYTVRPRPGAPVATPLTWGQLDDPELHARRWTIADAVEQARTNPWSGLLNRGRALGPARRRLNALRG, encoded by the coding sequence GTGAGCGGCGCCGACGGCACGCGCAAGGTGCGGGCGGGCCGCCGCACGGTGGAGGTGCACCGGCCGGACAAGGTGCTCTTCCCCGGCGGCGACGCCAAGGAGTACACCAAGGGCGACCTGGTGGACTTCTACCGGGCCGTCGCGCCCTTCATGCTGCCGCACCTGCGCGGCCGGCCCCTGATGCTGGAGCGGCACCCGGACGGCATCGAGGGCCCGACGTTCATGCAGAAGAACACCCCGGAGCACTACCCGGAGTGGATCCCCCGGGTCGAAGTGGCCAAGGAGGGCGGCACCGTCCGCCACACCGTCTGCGACGACACCCCGACCCTTCTCTACCTGGCCGACCAGGCGAGCATCACCCTGCACCGCTGGCTGTCCCGCGCGGACAGCGTCGACCACCCGGACCGGCTGGTGTTCGACCTCGACCCGTGGGGGGACGACTTCGAGGCCGTCCGGGAGGCCGCCCGGCTGCTCGGGGAGCTGCTCGACGAGTTGGAGCTGCCCTCGGCGCTGATGACCACCGGCTCGCGCGGGCTGCATGTGATCGTGCCGCTGAACGGACGGCACGACTTCGACGAGGTGCGCGCCTTCGCCCGGGACGTCGCCGACCAGCTCGCCGCGGCCCATCCCGACCGGCTCACCACCGCCGCTCGCAAGAAGGAGCGCGGTGAGCGGCTCTATCTCGACATCCAGCGCAACGCCTACGCCCAGACCGCCGTCGCGCCCTACACGGTCCGGCCCCGCCCGGGTGCCCCGGTGGCCACCCCCCTCACCTGGGGCCAGCTGGACGACCCGGAGCTGCACGCCCGCCGCTGGACCATCGCCGACGCCGTCGAGCAGGCCCGCACCAACCCCTGGTCAGGCCTGCTGAACCGCGGCCGGGCGCTGGGACCGGCCCGGCGGCGACTGAACGCCCTGCGTGGCTGA
- a CDS encoding gas vesicle protein has product MSNTKNTQESQGSQKSQDSENSSKSNDNRSAPKRPSPMEVLRQARGQLAELTGMEAESVSSFEQTEEGWALEVEVLELERVPDTMSLMASYQVELDAEGQLTGYRRVRRYERGRSDARRSGGR; this is encoded by the coding sequence ATGTCGAACACAAAAAACACGCAAGAGTCACAGGGTTCACAGAAGTCACAGGACTCTGAGAATTCGAGCAAATCGAACGACAACCGGTCGGCCCCGAAGCGGCCGAGCCCGATGGAGGTGCTGCGCCAGGCGCGCGGCCAGCTCGCGGAGCTCACCGGCATGGAGGCGGAGTCCGTGTCGTCCTTCGAGCAGACGGAGGAGGGCTGGGCGCTGGAGGTCGAGGTCCTCGAGCTCGAGCGCGTGCCCGACACGATGAGCCTGATGGCGAGCTACCAGGTGGAGCTCGACGCAGAGGGGCAGCTCACGGGTTACCGGCGCGTCCGCCGCTACGAACGCGGTCGGTCCGACGCGCGCAGGTCGGGCGGCCGCTAG
- a CDS encoding gas vesicle structural protein GvpA — MTVVPAQQSGGGGGSSGLYDVLELVLDRGLVIDAFVRVSLVGIEILKIDVRVVVASVDTYLRFAEACNRLDLEAGPRKDPGLPDLVGEMTESGARGKSKGALSGAAETISDAFKQARSEGETETESRPRARKSTSRRKEEQE, encoded by the coding sequence ATGACTGTCGTACCGGCACAGCAGTCCGGCGGCGGAGGCGGCAGCAGCGGTCTCTACGACGTGCTTGAGCTTGTTCTGGACAGGGGGCTCGTCATCGACGCATTCGTGCGCGTCTCCCTGGTCGGCATCGAGATCCTCAAGATCGACGTTCGCGTCGTCGTCGCCAGCGTCGACACGTATCTGCGCTTCGCGGAGGCGTGCAACCGGCTCGATCTGGAGGCCGGGCCGCGCAAGGACCCGGGCCTGCCCGACCTGGTCGGGGAGATGACCGAGTCCGGCGCCCGCGGCAAGTCCAAGGGGGCGCTGTCCGGCGCCGCCGAGACCATTTCCGACGCCTTCAAGCAGGCGCGGAGCGAGGGCGAGACCGAGACCGAGTCGCGCCCGCGAGCCCGCAAGAGCACGTCCCGCCGTAAGGAGGAGCAGGAGTGA
- a CDS encoding GvpL/GvpF family gas vesicle protein yields the protein MSTYVYGIAASSHPSLPEGMGGVGDPPRPVRILREGDLAAVVSEAPEGLRPKRKDLLAHQNVLSEAGAAGCVLPMRFGSVAPDDNSITGVLAERAEHYKERLRALDNRVEYNIKANHVEEAVLHQVMAESPDIRSLAEANRQAGGGTYEDKIRLGEMVAAAVKAREADDGAAVQRALEGVADDVGVGPESTGWLANVSYLVDRESAESFLAAVEQLRKDMPHLEVRVNGPLPPYSFVEPGPAEPAGTAVSGTDTGAG from the coding sequence GTGAGCACCTACGTCTACGGCATCGCGGCGAGTTCGCACCCCTCCCTGCCCGAGGGCATGGGCGGCGTCGGCGACCCGCCCCGCCCGGTGCGCATCCTGCGGGAGGGCGATCTGGCGGCCGTCGTCAGTGAGGCGCCCGAGGGGCTGCGGCCCAAGCGCAAGGACCTGCTCGCCCACCAGAACGTGCTCAGCGAGGCCGGCGCGGCCGGTTGCGTGCTGCCCATGCGGTTCGGCAGCGTCGCCCCGGACGACAACTCCATCACCGGGGTGCTCGCCGAGCGGGCCGAGCACTACAAGGAGCGGCTGCGGGCCCTGGACAACCGGGTCGAGTACAACATCAAGGCCAACCACGTCGAAGAGGCCGTCCTGCACCAGGTGATGGCCGAGAGCCCTGACATCCGGAGTCTCGCGGAGGCCAACCGGCAGGCGGGCGGCGGCACTTACGAGGACAAGATCCGGCTCGGCGAGATGGTCGCGGCCGCGGTCAAGGCCAGGGAGGCCGACGACGGCGCCGCGGTGCAGCGCGCCCTGGAAGGGGTCGCCGACGACGTCGGCGTGGGCCCCGAGTCCACCGGCTGGCTGGCCAACGTGTCGTACCTGGTGGACCGGGAGTCGGCCGAGTCCTTCCTGGCCGCGGTCGAGCAGCTGCGCAAGGACATGCCGCACCTGGAGGTGCGGGTCAACGGACCGCTGCCGCCGTACAGCTTCGTCGAGCCCGGCCCGGCCGAGCCCGCGGGCACCGCGGTGAGTGGCACGGACACCGGAGCGGGGTGA
- a CDS encoding gas vesicle protein GvpG, with translation MGLISEVLLLPFAPVRGSAWAVRQVLQEAERIYYDPATIRAELARLEEQLEAGEITEEEFDRLEDELLDRLETASRGSAGTGNGTTQ, from the coding sequence GTGGGCCTGATCTCGGAGGTGCTGCTGCTGCCGTTCGCACCGGTACGCGGCAGCGCCTGGGCCGTCAGACAGGTACTCCAGGAGGCCGAGCGGATCTACTACGACCCCGCCACCATCCGGGCCGAACTGGCCCGCCTGGAGGAGCAGCTGGAGGCCGGAGAGATCACGGAGGAGGAGTTCGACCGCCTTGAGGACGAACTCCTCGACCGGCTGGAGACCGCTTCGCGCGGGAGCGCGGGAACAGGCAACGGGACTACACAATGA
- a CDS encoding DNA primase — MNRMGLGLAVGAGYLLGRTKKLKMAVAVGGLVAGKKLNLSPRMVADLLQQQLRNNPQFKEIGDQLREDLRGVGKAASGAMVERQIDALADRLHGRTAQMRDQLTGAVPGSGRDDEDAEDAEYEDEEPEDEATDDEEPEDEATDDEEPEDEEPEDEEREDEEREDDEPDDSASQEDEEPEPAAKKDQAKRAPAKKTAKKAPAKKTAQKAPAKKAAAGRKTAAKKTTAAKKATSGSRGGSARSRLPKGGGEG, encoded by the coding sequence ATGAACCGAATGGGACTGGGCCTCGCGGTGGGGGCCGGATACCTCCTGGGACGTACCAAAAAGCTGAAGATGGCGGTGGCCGTCGGAGGCCTGGTCGCCGGGAAGAAGCTCAATCTGAGCCCGCGCATGGTCGCGGACCTGCTTCAGCAACAGCTGCGGAACAACCCGCAGTTCAAGGAGATCGGCGACCAGCTGCGCGAGGACCTGCGCGGCGTGGGCAAGGCCGCCTCCGGCGCCATGGTGGAGCGCCAGATCGACGCGCTCGCCGACCGGCTGCACGGCAGGACCGCCCAGATGCGCGACCAGCTGACGGGCGCGGTGCCCGGCAGCGGCCGGGACGACGAGGACGCCGAGGACGCCGAGTACGAGGACGAGGAACCCGAGGACGAGGCGACCGACGACGAGGAACCCGAGGACGAGGCGACCGACGACGAGGAACCCGAGGACGAGGAACCCGAGGACGAGGAGCGGGAGGACGAGGAGCGGGAGGACGACGAGCCCGACGACTCCGCTTCGCAGGAGGACGAGGAGCCCGAGCCGGCGGCGAAGAAGGACCAGGCCAAGAGGGCCCCCGCGAAGAAGACGGCGAAGAAGGCCCCCGCCAAGAAGACCGCCCAGAAGGCCCCCGCGAAGAAGGCGGCGGCGGGCCGCAAGACGGCGGCGAAGAAGACCACGGCCGCCAAGAAGGCGACCTCCGGGAGCAGGGGCGGCAGCGCCCGCTCCCGACTGCCGAAGGGAGGCGGTGAGGGATGA
- a CDS encoding SRPBCC family protein: MSDTLGSAKSAANGAAKNPLTDLAHSEAADRLKAELQEYLAAQATRMLTGVGRKLGETTGKLNDIAEGNSPGFAKSALDGGRKLAEGKGPLRAAMETGGSHLKDKVTGAFKNLGGGGKGKKGKGRSGNKPTVIIEHIDVGVPLRTAYDQWTKYQDFSTFAKGVKSASRDDDTHSDWQAKIWWSNRSWKAKTTEQVPDDRIAWTSEGAKGTTKGVVSFHRLTDSLTRVLLVIEYYPSGFFEKTGNIWRAQGRRARLDLKNFVRFITIKGEAEDGWRGEIRDGDVVRSHEDALAEEESEEERPEGEEAEGEYDEEEPAQEGEGEPEGEYEDSEAEYDEEAEDEEPEEEEEPEGEYEDDEDEDQDEEVEAGSRR, encoded by the coding sequence ATGAGCGACACACTCGGCTCGGCCAAGTCCGCCGCCAACGGAGCGGCGAAGAACCCGCTCACCGACCTGGCCCACAGCGAGGCCGCCGACCGGCTCAAGGCCGAGTTGCAGGAGTACCTCGCCGCCCAGGCCACCCGCATGCTGACCGGCGTCGGCCGCAAGCTCGGCGAGACCACCGGCAAGCTGAACGACATCGCCGAGGGCAACAGCCCCGGCTTCGCCAAGAGCGCCCTCGACGGCGGCCGCAAGCTCGCCGAGGGCAAGGGGCCGCTGCGCGCCGCGATGGAGACCGGCGGCTCGCACCTCAAGGACAAGGTCACCGGTGCCTTCAAGAACCTGGGCGGCGGTGGCAAGGGCAAGAAGGGCAAGGGCCGTTCCGGCAACAAGCCCACGGTCATCATCGAGCACATCGACGTCGGCGTGCCGTTGCGCACCGCGTACGACCAGTGGACGAAGTACCAGGACTTCAGCACCTTCGCGAAGGGCGTCAAGAGCGCGAGCCGCGACGACGACACCCACTCCGACTGGCAGGCGAAGATCTGGTGGTCCAACCGCAGCTGGAAGGCGAAGACGACCGAGCAGGTCCCCGACGACCGCATCGCCTGGACCTCCGAGGGGGCCAAGGGCACCACGAAGGGCGTCGTCTCCTTCCACCGGCTCACCGACAGCCTCACCCGCGTCCTGCTCGTCATCGAGTACTACCCCTCCGGCTTCTTCGAGAAGACCGGCAACATCTGGCGCGCCCAGGGCCGCCGGGCCCGGCTCGACCTCAAGAACTTCGTCCGCTTCATCACCATCAAGGGCGAGGCGGAGGACGGCTGGCGCGGCGAGATCCGTGACGGCGACGTCGTCCGCAGCCACGAGGACGCGCTCGCCGAGGAGGAGTCCGAGGAAGAACGCCCCGAAGGCGAGGAGGCCGAGGGCGAGTACGACGAGGAGGAGCCTGCACAGGAGGGCGAAGGGGAGCCCGAGGGCGAGTACGAGGACTCCGAGGCCGAGTACGACGAGGAGGCCGAGGACGAGGAGCCCGAGGAGGAGGAAGAGCCCGAGGGTGAGTACGAGGACGACGAGGACGAGGACCAGGATGAGGAAGTCGAGGCAGGGAGCCGGCGATGA
- a CDS encoding gas vesicle protein, protein MTTPSRMPEPYGQGSGANLADILERVLDKGIVIAGDIRINLLDIELLTIKLRLIVASVDKAKEMGIDWWETDPALSSRARRDELTRENAELRERLARLEELEPGRAEKKEAP, encoded by the coding sequence ATGACGACGCCCAGCAGGATGCCCGAGCCCTATGGTCAGGGAAGCGGTGCCAACCTCGCCGACATCCTTGAACGGGTGCTGGACAAGGGCATCGTCATCGCGGGCGACATCCGGATCAATCTGCTCGACATCGAACTCCTCACGATCAAACTGCGGTTGATCGTCGCCTCGGTCGACAAGGCGAAGGAGATGGGCATCGACTGGTGGGAGACCGACCCGGCCCTGAGCTCGCGGGCCCGCCGTGACGAACTGACCCGTGAGAACGCCGAGTTGCGCGAGAGGCTGGCCCGGCTGGAGGAACTGGAGCCCGGCCGCGCGGAGAAGAAGGAGGCACCGTGA